The genomic stretch AGCTGCTGACCTGATTCGATCGGTGAATAAAAAAGTTCGCCAAAATTACATTCGACGGCGATTGTTGACCACATACAGAGCATTGGATCGTTTATCGCAAAGTGAATTCAATTTGGATCGTTTGGAGGCGGTAGCGGCCAGTTACTACAAAGGTCCCGGTCCAACCGAACTGATTGTTCCGTCTACTATTGCAAAAACAAcgaacaataataataatacctCAACAGCCAATCCCAATGTACCGAACGACACGCATACAGAACCGGCACAGGTGTCGAAGAAGCAGCAGCAAATTAATGCCGACATAATTAAGAAAAAGATCTCGTTGAATATGACCAAGAATCTAACGATTCAAGACATAGAAAAGGAACGTGGTAAACCGCTGAGTAAATACGATAGAAATATGATGATATTCAATTGGCTTCATACATTGGATGAGGTTGTGGCTGATGAAGATGTGTCTTAGTTGCAGCAAATCAAGTAaattattgcatttttttcatagCACTTTCCGGCAATGCCAAAGAATGAGTTTCCTGAAAGTGAAAGTGTGAGGTGATTGTTATGAAGCACAGtctaaaaaatgtcgaaacCCAAACGACCTTTTGTACGGCTCACTGTTTAGCTTAATTTGTGCGTTGCCGCTGCTAGAGAGTGCTatgcttttttttctaaaagatGAACAATGCAACATTGAGAAAATGGTTATCACCAAACGGAAAtcagaaaaatagaaatgtttggccaagtgaacgattttttttaaaggtcaAAGTGCTGTATCCCTAATGAACAATCACCCAAAGTTCAATATATTTGTTTCATCAATACTTCGGCGCTAGAGAGAGCATTGTTTCATCTATTCTTCGATATTTTGAGCCTGTGTATTCAGATGGAAATTAATTCCACTTGTGCGTTTGTTAAACATAGACGaatacagtcggcgactttgaaataagtgacgtATTTTGtgtcagctgtttttcagctgatccactcatggTATATAAACCAATATGGTTTTACGTCTTCGAACAGTTTTCCTCAATGCAGGCTTTGCCTTTTTTTACTCAAAAGTCCTATAGTGACCTTAGGCGGAGAGTGAGACCGAAGAGATGTAAGAATGTCTAGTAACTGACAGGTCTAGTTTCTGAATCGTAAAATTTGTAAGACACGACAGACCTTTCAATAGAATTCTTCAACCATTTTTGGCATCGTTTCGACTCCGATTTGATTTCACTACGATGTAAGCCGTCTGAACTGCACACAAGGCCTACTTTCGTTGGGGCACACAAAGTGCCagggaaaaatatattttcttataGATTGAAATAGTAAATATGGCATAGGTTTCACACAATGTATAGTTTTATGACTATTCATCTCGGGCTCGGCTACACGCATACCGAATCGACACAGGAGAAGCAGCAACAAATTAATGCCGACATAATTAAGAAAAAGATCTCGTTGGCGTTGGGGATCAGCATATTTTACACACAACTCAACTTTTCTACAGCACTGAAGCAAgaaatgaaagtgtaaaacaggtaaacgcactcattttcatattattttgacataaaatgtgagtgcgtttaagacgaattcgctgatcgaccatacctgttctagactttcattggaaCCAAGCActacaacaaaattttctagttGACCTCCTCGACGCAGTAGTCGAAATTTCTAATGAGTAGAGGCGGATTTTCCGTTAAATAaatctgttctagtgcttggttcagtgctatggtcaattgaatattgaattatttttgggtATGGTTTGGtactaaatcttttacttcctttgtttaaCCATATACACttatttgcaataaaaaaagaaacgcaAGCCAGCACTCATCGTCTCGTATAGTTAATAAACAGATAACTAACTATTTGCGAAAGGTTTGCGAAAACTGCCTGTTTTTCTAATTATGTTTAATTGTTTATGTCGTGCTCAAGAGTTTTATGAttcgaattttattaatttaatggCTTTTGATAACagtttctttttcatacaCTACAGAGACCGAACTATTAACGATTTTATGTGCACACGCACTGTACATATACATGTAATGATTGAATGGTAATGAAATAACGTTGTGATTTCCATTGTCTCGTTGTCGAATGAAAAGTGTAGCTAAATCgattttgtaaattgaattaattaaaaataaaactttaaatttgtagaaatggaagaattttggataagaagaagaaaaaaccaaaatgtgaaatttaactCAACTGAAACCTAATAAATGAGTCCGTTCGATTTGATTTTAAGTAATATGccaacaaccaaaaaattgatgtgattttatgaaattttattacaaactAAAAAGAAGGTGGAGATGAGGGAAAATGATTCACAAGAAGATGAAGAATAATTACCtattttgtgttacatttataaatttatgcaTGTTAATCATATcaattatatttgaaaaagagaatgaaaaaaattatgaataaaatgCTTCCAAGTAATTCTATTTCAACGTTcaataaaaaaccaaaatcgTTTCAATTTCTCGTCGGCCCGAGGTCCTTTTATTCATCGTTACTTCATTatgctattttactttacgagcaaggatttaaagaattttcattaGTGATGGAAGAGCCTCATTACTTCACCAGTAAAGTAAAAGTTAATAGACTACACGCAACTTTGAGTCCCTAATGAGCCAACGATTTGATTAATATTACCAGattcgaaaaaaatcatttgttctACGAAATTCGTTGTTAGGCCCTAGATACAATGAAACTACAAACCAGATATGGTCTGTCCATATAAACCGGtggaaatagcgattttatataaacaaactcacctttcaatgaaattcattgagaggtgagtttgtttatatgaagtCACTATTTCCTCCTctccatataaattttgacattagacgCATTAGACCATATCTAGAGTATATTTTCATTGCCTAGAAGGACCCTAACGAAGATTAGTGTAGTAGATCGAAGTTGTCTACGCTGCAGATTTAATATCATGCATGAGATATGTTATTTCCGTATGACCACTTTCATATCtcttaaaattggaaattcctaATTATGTCCTATCAAAATTgcttctttttgtttctttttgcaATCACATGATTCTTGACCTTTGACTAATATTATGAGAATAAATTCATGTTCGCTAGTATATTAAGGAGTGCTCTTCAGCAATGATATTCAATTAACAGCAGTCGCAGTCAGTCATTTAAAcgcaacatttaaaaaaaaaatcgtgaacGAAATTCATCCGTTAAAGGACCTTCTAAAGCCAaacgaacaaaatgaaaatcactCAGTTGATAGTCTTGTGCCTGATGGCCGTTTTGGTTGGTGTGACTCATTCTGCCGCGAATGGTACACCTGGTGAAAGTGATTCAAATCCAGCCACCAATCCAAATCAGCTAACTGATTGCTTCTATTCATCAATGGTATATTGCTGGATTTTTGGAGAACCACCTTATCGCGTTTCCAAAGTTGGCCTAACCAAGGATCGTATTTTTGAGCTTGGTCAATTGGCAATCAATTTGTTTGCTGCTAAAAAAGCTGGCTAAAATAGAGCCCAGCcatcgtattttttttttgtttttgaaggaATTGgattattgtaattttttaatttttttcttatcgtAATTAAATGCTTTTCTAGGGGAAATTGACAAAGAGTTTTTAAGTGTAAGGGCAAAGTATTTAACAGTGGTCGTACTCTATTTCATCTTGTTGTATATTGAGGTATTGCAATTACCttcaatatcgtttttttttaattaccggtgaatttttattgaatgtaaGCAGTCGACAGCTtacaaatagagtactattttgcatgaaatcaacgcacttcaagcaaaagtgctattaatgacagctgccaaatagagtactgctttgtatgaaaaaagtgtccgaatgtttttacagtgccaagaTTGGTTCGATACATTGTCctgtttcagtaccctatttagagtaccacttatgcttgaagtgcgttcaTGTAAGTTGTAATACCAATTGTGCTTGAGACTCATgcgttttaaattttttcacatatggttttgtgtaaaatgtaaCTTAATGCTCTTAGACGCGAGATCACATCTTTTTCTCTAAAGTGTACACAGTgaagaataaaattgaaaatttgaaacaaacgGACTTTAATGAAGTAGGTGCTCAAATTCAGTCTTTAACaaattgaggaaaaaatcaaaactcaatccaacgcacttcaagcatgaatgGTACTCTAGATTAGGCACTGAACTGGCGGGATATATCTTCaagtttttgactgatttataTTAC from Bradysia coprophila strain Holo2 unplaced genomic scaffold, BU_Bcop_v1 contig_248, whole genome shotgun sequence encodes the following:
- the LOC119078261 gene encoding uncharacterized protein LOC119078261 isoform X4, producing the protein MWFEEGNDLIRSCAALSKALGIQKSFSTSDITQLPGPETEGTNQLRHTVSELALNSLQRCGYMLDNPSRLEHASRSCSTWVAVGELASTSQLPSPHGGPASTSQLTTSTPPPAFTAADLIRSVNKKVRQNYIRRRLLTTYRALDRLSQSEFNLDRLEAVAASYYKGPGPTELIVPSTIAKTTNNNNNTSTANPNVPNDTHTEPAQVSKKQQQINADIIKKKISLNMTKNLTIQDIEKERGKPLSKYDRNMMIFNWLHTLDEVVADEDVS